From Methylobacterium radiodurans, a single genomic window includes:
- a CDS encoding maleate cis-trans isomerase family protein has product MNTATSPTVRLGMLTPSSNTVLEPTTAALLAGAPAGASDVSMHVSRFRVTEIALSEAALGQFDDGDMLRAAELLADAKVDVIAWNGTSAGWLGFERDERLCERITAATGIPACTTVLAYREIFQRTGATRIGLVTPYLPDVQARIRANWAAAGFACPAERHLGRQDNFSFAEVSENTVASLVREVATEGCDAVAIVCTNMRGALAAATLEAELDLPVYDSVAVTLWKCLATTGLDPTRWRDLGRVFALPAENDSQPVRTPI; this is encoded by the coding sequence ATGAACACCGCCACGTCCCCCACCGTGCGTCTCGGGATGCTGACGCCGTCTTCCAATACGGTCCTGGAGCCGACGACGGCCGCACTGCTCGCGGGCGCGCCGGCCGGAGCGAGCGACGTCTCCATGCACGTCTCCCGCTTCCGCGTGACGGAAATCGCACTCTCGGAGGCCGCCCTCGGGCAATTCGACGACGGCGACATGTTGCGTGCCGCCGAGCTCCTGGCCGACGCGAAGGTCGACGTCATCGCGTGGAACGGGACCTCGGCGGGCTGGCTCGGGTTCGAGCGCGACGAGCGACTGTGCGAACGTATTACCGCCGCGACCGGCATCCCCGCGTGCACGACCGTGCTCGCCTACAGGGAGATCTTCCAACGGACAGGTGCGACGCGCATCGGCCTCGTGACGCCGTATCTGCCCGATGTCCAAGCCCGCATCCGAGCCAATTGGGCGGCCGCCGGGTTCGCTTGCCCGGCGGAACGCCACCTCGGCCGACAGGACAACTTCTCCTTCGCCGAGGTCAGCGAGAACACCGTCGCGTCTCTGGTCCGTGAGGTCGCGACCGAGGGATGCGACGCGGTGGCGATCGTGTGCACGAATATGCGCGGCGCCCTTGCCGCGGCCACCCTGGAAGCGGAGCTCGACCTTCCAGTCTACGACTCCGTCGCCGTCACGCTGTGGAAGTGCCTCGCGACGACCGGTCTCGATCCGACCCGCTGGCGCGACCTCGGCCGCGTCTTCGCGTTGCCGGCGGAGAACGACTCTCAACCGGTCCGTACGCCGATCTGA
- a CDS encoding molybdopterin-dependent oxidoreductase: MLDRRELMRRTGMAALVSAGGSSLGPMRALAGEAVTLPFGNGERPLVAYPGKRPLLQMTARPPQLETPFAIFDDGPITPNDAFFVRYHLADIPTEIDPATYRLAIKGHVETEVSLSLGDLKAMPTTETVAVNQCSGNSRGFFEPRMAGGQLANGAMGCARWTGVPLKAVLDKAGVRAGAVEVAFEGLDGPVLPETPDFAKSLKLDHARDGTVMLAWAMNGEDLPWLNGFPLRLVVPGFYGTYWVKHLSSLTVLDKPFEGFWMKTAYRIPDNECGCTEPGQPAMATVPINRFTVRSFLTNLADGAVVKAGRTDLRGIAFDGGSGIRSVVVSTDDGKTWMEAKLGQDLGRFAFRPWTLGLDLPPGSHAIRVRATANDGASQPMEPRWNPAGYLRNVVETTRVRAS; the protein is encoded by the coding sequence ATGCTGGACAGACGTGAGTTGATGAGACGCACCGGGATGGCCGCGCTGGTTAGCGCCGGCGGTTCCAGTCTGGGGCCGATGCGCGCCCTGGCAGGAGAGGCGGTCACGCTCCCCTTCGGCAACGGCGAGCGCCCACTGGTGGCCTATCCTGGCAAGCGGCCGCTCCTGCAGATGACCGCGCGCCCGCCGCAGTTGGAAACACCGTTCGCCATCTTCGACGACGGGCCGATCACGCCCAACGACGCCTTCTTCGTGCGCTACCACCTCGCGGACATCCCGACCGAGATCGATCCCGCAACCTACCGCCTCGCGATCAAGGGCCATGTCGAGACGGAGGTCTCGCTGTCGCTGGGCGACCTCAAGGCGATGCCCACTACGGAGACCGTTGCCGTCAACCAGTGCTCGGGTAACTCGCGCGGCTTCTTCGAGCCGCGCATGGCCGGCGGCCAGCTTGCCAACGGCGCCATGGGCTGTGCCCGCTGGACCGGCGTGCCGCTGAAGGCGGTGCTCGACAAGGCGGGCGTGAGGGCGGGAGCCGTCGAGGTTGCCTTCGAGGGCCTCGACGGGCCGGTCCTGCCCGAGACGCCGGATTTCGCCAAGTCGCTCAAGCTCGACCACGCCCGCGACGGCACGGTGATGCTCGCCTGGGCTATGAACGGCGAAGACCTGCCCTGGCTCAACGGCTTTCCCCTACGGCTCGTGGTGCCGGGCTTCTACGGCACCTACTGGGTCAAGCACCTGTCGAGCCTCACTGTGCTCGACAAGCCCTTCGAGGGCTTCTGGATGAAGACGGCCTACCGCATCCCGGACAACGAATGCGGCTGCACCGAGCCCGGCCAGCCGGCGATGGCGACGGTGCCGATCAACCGCTTCACCGTGCGCTCCTTCCTGACGAACCTCGCGGACGGCGCCGTCGTGAAGGCCGGCCGGACCGACCTGCGCGGCATCGCGTTCGACGGAGGCTCGGGGATCCGCTCCGTCGTCGTGTCCACGGACGACGGCAAGACCTGGATGGAGGCCAAGCTAGGGCAGGACCTCGGGCGCTTCGCCTTCCGTCCTTGGACGCTCGGCCTCGACCTACCGCCAGGCAGCCACGCGATCCGGGTGCGGGCGACCGCCAATGACGGGGCGAGCCAGCCGATGGAGCCGCGCTGGAACCCGGCCGGGTACCTGCGCAACGTGGTCGAGACGACGCGGGTGCGCGCTTCATGA
- a CDS encoding cytochrome c, with the protein MTKRLSTTLAAALLLVAGNAQAAPRTYDLPEPTVELRAPKAGMHAEGFEAAQANCMVCHSVDYIAMQPPRKGQAFWTAEVTKMIKVYRAPIDEAQAKAIAAYLTDTY; encoded by the coding sequence ATGACGAAGCGCCTTTCCACGACCCTCGCGGCGGCTTTGCTGCTCGTCGCGGGCAACGCCCAAGCGGCTCCCAGGACCTACGATCTGCCCGAGCCAACCGTCGAATTGCGCGCCCCGAAGGCGGGCATGCACGCGGAGGGCTTCGAGGCGGCACAGGCGAACTGCATGGTCTGCCACTCCGTCGACTACATCGCGATGCAGCCGCCACGGAAGGGTCAGGCCTTCTGGACGGCCGAGGTGACCAAGATGATCAAGGTATACCGCGCGCCGATCGACGAGGCGCAGGCCAAAGCGATCGCCGCCTACTTGACGGATACGTACTGA
- a CDS encoding HPF/RaiA family ribosome-associated protein: MNTRRIVAPVVVRSASIVLGAALRERACAGVERTAAKYFGRLNAATVYFSRDGRGYRCTVNIDMGALRIVTGEALGFCCHAVLDTAMRKAAKQLRRLKRSLRDDKLPRSGRMTGSSPARRRSRAPRGRRGETILLADALALGGFRGSGPDGGREADAWPDQPFRGTDGRDRAGAASGDGGSSATGPRKIGQACPARAELDIKPAPEALVGTPGDLP, encoded by the coding sequence ATGAACACTCGACGCATCGTTGCACCCGTCGTCGTACGAAGCGCCAGCATCGTGCTGGGCGCCGCCTTGCGAGAGCGCGCGTGTGCCGGCGTCGAGCGGACCGCCGCGAAATATTTCGGCCGCCTGAACGCGGCGACGGTCTACTTCAGCCGCGACGGTCGGGGCTACCGCTGCACGGTCAACATCGACATGGGCGCGTTGAGGATCGTCACGGGAGAGGCCCTGGGCTTCTGCTGCCACGCCGTCCTCGACACGGCCATGCGTAAGGCGGCGAAGCAACTGCGGCGGTTGAAACGGTCCCTTCGAGACGACAAGCTTCCCAGATCCGGCCGGATGACGGGAAGCTCTCCGGCACGGCGCCGGTCACGTGCGCCCCGAGGGCGCAGAGGGGAAACCATTCTCCTTGCCGACGCCCTCGCCCTGGGGGGCTTTCGCGGCTCGGGTCCGGACGGCGGGCGGGAGGCCGATGCGTGGCCGGACCAACCGTTTCGCGGAACCGACGGTCGGGACCGGGCCGGCGCCGCGTCCGGCGATGGCGGGTCGTCGGCGACCGGGCCGCGCAAGATCGGGCAAGCCTGTCCCGCCCGCGCGGAGCTGGACATCAAGCCCGCGCCTGAGGCGCTGGTGGGAACGCCGGGGGACCTACCATGA
- a CDS encoding RNA polymerase sigma factor, with product MRSTGQHLVELWPRLFGYALSLTREAETARDLMQRSALRALAAPAGPREERAARAYLFRIVRHAFVDGLRRASVRREAAAEDLPDEGYDDRLIDAIAVRQAFERLDGPCRRVVACVDVEGLSYRETAERLGIPVGTVMSRLHRARRAMLRSIAADGSDGPGA from the coding sequence ATGCGGTCGACCGGCCAGCACCTGGTGGAGCTCTGGCCCCGCCTCTTCGGCTACGCCCTCAGCCTGACCCGGGAGGCGGAGACGGCGCGCGACTTGATGCAGCGGAGCGCACTCAGGGCTCTCGCCGCTCCGGCGGGGCCGCGGGAGGAGCGGGCGGCCCGCGCCTACCTGTTCCGGATCGTGCGCCACGCCTTCGTGGACGGGCTCCGCCGTGCGTCCGTGCGCCGGGAGGCCGCGGCCGAGGACTTGCCCGACGAGGGCTACGACGACCGCCTGATCGATGCCATCGCGGTCCGGCAGGCCTTCGAGCGCCTCGACGGGCCCTGCCGCCGCGTCGTGGCTTGCGTGGACGTCGAGGGCCTGAGCTACCGGGAGACCGCCGAGCGTCTCGGCATCCCCGTCGGGACGGTGATGAGCCGCCTGCACCGGGCGCGCCGCGCCATGCTGCGCAGCATCGCCGCGGACGGGAGCGACGGGCCGGGCGCATGA
- a CDS encoding two-component system sensor histidine kinase NtrB — translation MPQPRTDPRDRHFAGTLIDQTVYMLDPNGRIISWNAVARRLDGLADDEVVGSHFSRLYTEAEREAGVPVRVLEQAAREGRSEREGWRVRGGGRRIWVHALVSPMRDREDALVGFVKVTRDITRQREMLLQAHRMEAVGHLTAGLVHDFNNLLAVLLASLQRLRPSVKDEGNATDLLDTAVQVAQRGAALTRRMLAFARRREQAPEPVDVSALISDLLPMLRQAAGPLARVETRCPVPIAEALADPSLLEMALLNLVINARDAMPDGGSVVISACEEAVPVQDGCGSVRCVCLTVADQGQGMDEATLARVMEPLFTTKAEGKGTGLGLPMIRDFAERSGGHFDLRSRPGEGTCAEIRLPVQVSDRPRGMV, via the coding sequence ATGCCGCAGCCACGGACCGACCCGCGCGACCGCCACTTCGCAGGCACGCTCATCGACCAAACCGTGTACATGCTCGATCCCAATGGGCGGATCATCAGTTGGAACGCCGTGGCGCGGCGTCTGGACGGCCTCGCCGACGACGAGGTCGTCGGCAGCCATTTCTCACGCCTCTACACCGAGGCGGAGCGGGAGGCCGGGGTGCCGGTGAGGGTTCTCGAACAGGCGGCCCGTGAGGGACGCAGCGAGCGGGAAGGATGGCGCGTTCGCGGAGGCGGCCGCCGGATCTGGGTACACGCGCTCGTCAGCCCGATGCGGGACCGCGAAGACGCCTTGGTCGGCTTCGTCAAGGTCACCCGCGACATCACCAGGCAGCGGGAGATGCTGCTGCAGGCTCATCGGATGGAGGCAGTCGGCCACCTGACCGCCGGCTTGGTCCACGACTTCAACAACCTGCTTGCCGTCCTGCTGGCGAGCCTGCAAAGGCTGCGTCCGAGCGTGAAGGACGAGGGGAACGCCACGGACCTGCTGGATACCGCGGTGCAGGTCGCGCAGCGGGGAGCCGCCCTGACCCGGCGCATGCTAGCCTTCGCGCGACGGCGGGAGCAGGCGCCGGAGCCGGTCGATGTGTCGGCGCTTATCTCCGACCTGCTTCCGATGCTCCGGCAGGCCGCCGGTCCCTTGGCACGCGTCGAGACCCGGTGCCCAGTTCCGATCGCGGAGGCGCTCGCCGACCCTTCCCTCCTGGAAATGGCGCTACTCAACCTGGTGATCAACGCGCGGGACGCGATGCCGGACGGTGGGTCGGTCGTCATCTCGGCCTGCGAGGAGGCCGTGCCGGTGCAGGATGGGTGCGGATCTGTCCGATGCGTCTGCCTGACGGTCGCGGACCAGGGGCAGGGAATGGATGAAGCGACGCTCGCGCGCGTCATGGAGCCGCTTTTCACGACGAAGGCCGAGGGGAAGGGTACCGGGCTCGGTCTCCCGATGATCCGCGATTTCGCCGAGCGATCGGGGGGCCATTTCGACCTTAGGAGCCGCCCGGGGGAAGGCACGTGCGCCGAGATCCGGCTGCCCGTCCAGGTCTCGGATCGCCCTCGGGGGATGGTATGA
- a CDS encoding aspartate/glutamate racemase family protein — protein sequence MNVLVLNPNTSTDVTDLLIAAGRAVAGAGTTLVPATAAYGVPYIATRAEAQIGGAIVLEMLAERHAEVDAAIVAAFGDPGLHGARELFDIPVIGLAEAAMLTACMLGRRFAIVTFADALGPWYEDCVAVNGLAGRCAGVRTLDGSFRTLSTVQGEKEGLLVDLALRAVEEDEADVIILGGAPLAGLAGRVADRVPVPIVDPVAAAVKQAEALVALSPRKATAGTFRRPAAKTATGLPDALARRIQHRD from the coding sequence ATGAACGTTCTCGTTCTCAATCCCAACACCAGTACGGACGTCACGGACCTCCTGATCGCGGCGGGCCGCGCCGTCGCCGGCGCTGGAACCACCCTCGTACCGGCAACCGCGGCGTACGGCGTGCCCTACATCGCCACGCGAGCCGAGGCCCAGATCGGCGGTGCCATCGTCCTGGAGATGTTGGCCGAGCGGCACGCCGAGGTCGACGCGGCGATCGTCGCGGCCTTCGGCGACCCTGGCCTGCACGGTGCGAGAGAGCTGTTCGACATCCCCGTCATCGGCCTGGCCGAAGCGGCCATGCTCACCGCATGCATGTTGGGGCGGCGCTTCGCGATCGTCACCTTCGCCGATGCCCTCGGGCCTTGGTACGAGGACTGCGTGGCGGTGAACGGACTTGCGGGACGCTGCGCCGGAGTACGCACTCTCGACGGCTCCTTCCGGACGTTGTCGACGGTTCAGGGCGAGAAGGAAGGTCTGCTGGTCGATCTCGCCCTTCGCGCCGTCGAGGAGGACGAGGCGGACGTGATCATCTTGGGAGGCGCGCCTCTCGCCGGCCTCGCGGGCCGCGTCGCCGATCGGGTGCCGGTCCCAATCGTCGATCCGGTCGCGGCCGCGGTGAAGCAGGCCGAGGCACTCGTCGCCCTATCGCCGCGCAAGGCCACGGCCGGCACTTTCCGGCGCCCGGCCGCGAAGACCGCGACAGGGCTGCCCGACGCGCTCGCGCGACGGATCCAGCATCGGGACTGA
- the hydA gene encoding dihydropyrimidinase: protein MAKFDLIIRGGRVATAADTFDCDVAIRDGRIAALGDDLGTADEIVDARGRLVLPAGIDSHVHLAQPGAPGQVMADDFESGTRSAAFGGNGTVLPFCLQRRGESLRAALEAYHGKAAGQCYVDTAFHLIVTDPTEAVLGQELPALVADGYTSFKVFMTYDGLALSDRQMLEVMQVGRETGAIVMIHAENDDAIRFLTDRLERLGHTAPRFHATSRPIPVEREATHRAIALSEIVDGRIMIVHVSNRPAMEEIRRARSRGLPVHAETCPQYLVLTEADLEGIGMEGAKAVCSPPPRDLASQEACWEGLRTGVFDVFSSDHCPFRYDDPAGKLAPRGRSSFRWVPNGIPGIAARLPILFSEGVAKGRIDLNRFVALTATNHAKIYGLYPRKGTIAVGCDADIAIWDTDRPTRITHDLLHDACDYTPYEGIEVSAWPVSTLVRGHFVVRDGQLVGRKGHGAHVARAVAPN from the coding sequence ATGGCCAAATTCGATCTAATCATCCGAGGTGGGCGTGTCGCGACGGCGGCCGACACTTTCGATTGCGACGTCGCGATCCGCGACGGCCGGATCGCCGCCCTCGGTGACGACCTCGGCACTGCGGATGAGATCGTCGACGCTCGCGGACGTCTCGTCTTGCCCGCAGGCATCGATAGCCACGTTCACCTCGCCCAGCCCGGCGCCCCCGGGCAGGTCATGGCCGACGATTTCGAGAGCGGTACCCGCTCGGCGGCCTTCGGCGGCAACGGCACCGTGCTGCCTTTCTGCCTGCAGCGCCGGGGCGAAAGCCTGCGCGCGGCACTCGAGGCGTATCACGGGAAGGCCGCGGGCCAGTGCTACGTCGACACGGCGTTCCACCTCATCGTCACGGATCCGACCGAGGCTGTGCTCGGCCAGGAACTTCCCGCCCTCGTCGCCGACGGCTACACCTCCTTCAAGGTGTTCATGACCTACGACGGCTTGGCGCTGAGCGACCGGCAGATGCTGGAAGTGATGCAGGTCGGTCGCGAGACCGGTGCCATCGTGATGATCCACGCCGAGAACGACGACGCCATCCGCTTCCTGACGGACCGGCTCGAGCGGCTCGGGCACACCGCGCCACGCTTTCACGCGACGTCGCGTCCCATTCCCGTCGAGCGGGAGGCTACGCACCGCGCGATCGCCCTGTCCGAGATCGTCGACGGGCGGATCATGATCGTCCACGTCTCGAACCGTCCGGCGATGGAGGAGATCCGCCGCGCCCGAAGCCGGGGCCTGCCGGTCCACGCCGAGACCTGTCCGCAATACCTCGTCCTCACGGAGGCGGATCTCGAGGGCATCGGCATGGAGGGCGCGAAAGCCGTCTGCTCGCCTCCGCCCCGGGACCTCGCGAGTCAGGAGGCCTGCTGGGAGGGACTGCGGACCGGCGTGTTCGACGTGTTCTCGTCCGATCACTGCCCGTTCCGCTACGACGACCCGGCCGGGAAGCTCGCGCCCCGCGGGCGATCAAGCTTCCGCTGGGTCCCCAATGGCATACCGGGCATCGCCGCCCGCCTGCCGATCCTATTCTCGGAGGGGGTCGCCAAGGGGCGGATCGACCTCAATCGTTTCGTCGCACTGACGGCCACGAACCACGCCAAAATCTACGGCCTGTACCCGCGCAAGGGCACCATCGCCGTGGGCTGCGACGCGGACATCGCGATCTGGGACACGGACCGGCCGACGAGGATCACCCACGACCTCCTCCACGACGCCTGCGACTACACGCCCTACGAGGGGATCGAGGTTTCCGCCTGGCCTGTCTCGACTCTCGTGCGGGGGCACTTCGTGGTGCGCGACGGGCAACTCGTCGGGCGAAAGGGACATGGCGCGCACGTCGCCCGGGCGGTAGCGCCGAACTGA
- a CDS encoding anti-sigma factor family protein, with amino-acid sequence MTIGWETLNAYVDGELDAETRMAVAEALRRDPALAARAATLSRLKGAVGASVAARRAAPWKGRFAWAVAAVALVIGAGTLVFLVGRPSQDPAVAAYMEWVGSSAIPGASRGPDTPLRNGAPDLDALGFQLAYLSPPGTGTGRLAGYLGRHGCRLALWDGPPLPGSGTALADGRLRVARWELDGQRYVLLSENMPAGRFALLAAAAERLIRPGEPERRIASVRAARLAERPCTG; translated from the coding sequence ATGACTATCGGCTGGGAGACGCTCAACGCCTACGTCGACGGCGAGCTCGATGCGGAGACCCGCATGGCTGTGGCCGAGGCGCTCCGGCGCGACCCGGCCCTCGCGGCCCGGGCCGCGACCCTGTCACGCCTGAAGGGTGCGGTCGGAGCTTCCGTCGCGGCCCGGCGCGCCGCGCCGTGGAAGGGCCGGTTTGCCTGGGCGGTTGCCGCCGTCGCGCTGGTCATCGGAGCCGGCACGCTCGTTTTTCTTGTCGGGCGTCCATCACAGGATCCTGCTGTCGCGGCCTACATGGAATGGGTAGGCTCGTCCGCGATCCCGGGCGCGAGTCGCGGCCCGGACACTCCCCTGCGGAACGGGGCGCCCGACCTGGACGCGCTCGGCTTCCAGCTGGCGTACCTCTCGCCGCCCGGAACCGGGACGGGGCGGCTCGCCGGCTATTTGGGACGGCACGGCTGCCGCCTCGCGCTATGGGACGGTCCGCCCCTCCCGGGGAGCGGGACGGCGCTTGCCGACGGCAGGCTCCGCGTCGCCCGCTGGGAGCTGGACGGCCAACGCTACGTCCTCTTGTCCGAAAACATGCCGGCCGGGCGCTTCGCCCTGCTCGCGGCGGCTGCCGAGCGGCTGATCCGGCCAGGGGAGCCCGAGCGCCGCATCGCCTCGGTTCGGGCGGCACGGCTCGCGGAGCGCCCTTGCACCGGGTGA
- a CDS encoding MFS transporter — protein MSTTAVAAVREGRSTVRWKLFLLMLGLISINYIDRASLSVAMPLIAKEFDLDPGMQGLLLSSFFWTYALMQVPGGLLADRFKPRLVIGLATIGWGFFQGIAALSTSWFGLLLTRLGLGASEAPIYPAGGKLNAIWMTRHERARGAALLDGGAPLGAALGSIVIAWLIGAFDSWRMAFAAAGIGTVLCGIGAWWYIRNTPREHPGVNEAEARFIEDAHALEDAEGAQAGQASWHAYFRFRSMWCMCLGWMCFNAVFYGLLTWMPTYLFKVHGFDIKTLGGASFIIFFSGFVGEIVGGFICDGWLARGGRPNLVFRTMFAIAAILATVAIFSVAYVEDPLTVVVLLSATLFFLRWCGMYWAIPPILGGRARAGLLGGCMNLGGNVAGITVPVIVGFVVQATGSYFLALMFFAGAGVALLICSTLIDYRGRLPV, from the coding sequence ATGAGCACCACCGCCGTCGCGGCCGTCAGAGAAGGACGCTCGACCGTCCGCTGGAAGCTTTTCCTGCTGATGCTGGGGTTGATCTCCATCAACTATATCGATCGCGCCTCGCTCTCCGTCGCGATGCCGCTGATTGCCAAGGAGTTCGACCTCGATCCCGGCATGCAGGGCTTGCTGCTCAGCTCGTTCTTCTGGACCTACGCTCTGATGCAGGTCCCGGGAGGCCTCCTCGCAGACCGCTTCAAGCCACGCCTCGTGATCGGCTTGGCGACGATCGGTTGGGGTTTCTTCCAGGGCATCGCGGCCCTGTCCACGAGCTGGTTCGGCCTGCTTCTGACTCGCCTCGGCCTCGGCGCATCGGAAGCGCCGATCTACCCGGCCGGCGGCAAGCTCAACGCCATCTGGATGACGCGCCACGAACGGGCGCGCGGCGCGGCACTGCTCGATGGCGGAGCCCCCCTCGGCGCAGCCCTGGGCTCGATCGTCATCGCATGGCTGATCGGCGCCTTCGATTCCTGGCGCATGGCCTTCGCCGCCGCCGGCATCGGCACGGTGCTGTGTGGCATCGGGGCCTGGTGGTACATCCGGAACACGCCGCGCGAGCATCCCGGCGTCAACGAGGCGGAGGCCCGCTTCATCGAGGACGCGCACGCCCTCGAGGATGCAGAGGGGGCGCAAGCAGGTCAGGCCTCCTGGCACGCCTACTTCCGCTTCCGGTCCATGTGGTGCATGTGCCTTGGCTGGATGTGCTTCAACGCCGTCTTCTACGGCCTGCTGACCTGGATGCCGACCTACCTGTTCAAGGTTCACGGCTTCGACATCAAGACCTTGGGCGGCGCCTCCTTCATCATCTTCTTCAGCGGTTTCGTGGGTGAGATCGTCGGCGGCTTCATCTGCGATGGATGGCTCGCCCGCGGCGGGCGACCGAATCTCGTCTTCCGCACCATGTTCGCGATCGCCGCCATCCTCGCGACCGTCGCGATCTTCTCCGTGGCCTACGTCGAGGATCCGCTCACCGTCGTCGTCCTCCTCTCCGCGACCCTGTTCTTCCTACGCTGGTGCGGGATGTACTGGGCGATCCCGCCGATCCTCGGTGGCCGGGCCCGGGCCGGCTTGCTCGGCGGCTGCATGAACCTCGGCGGCAACGTCGCTGGCATCACCGTCCCCGTCATCGTCGGGTTCGTCGTGCAGGCGACGGGGTCGTACTTCCTGGCCCTGATGTTCTTCGCCGGGGCCGGCGTCGCCCTTCTGATCTGCTCCACCCTGATCGACTACCGCGGCAGGCTCCCCGTCTGA
- a CDS encoding universal stress protein has product MRILVATDFSVRSHRALRRAGLLAGPHRGKLMPMHVVESFGTRQVAQDLREAQRMIVEQAAVVPELFRAWCEPIVIGGEPAGAVLAAAIAWEVDLIVVGSPSVSPERTSGDTVRALFRRSPCPVLVVRQPVEGPYGKILAPVDLSDTSTRVLRGVGSLGLADDAEVTVLHAFRAPATTKLWATGVSQEHLDGYVESWRAGFAGELDDILTREGLGRRGWRRRVEEGRPRDVIPRVAMEHRADLVAVGTQGRTGLALALFGSVAEDLLLTSGPDLLVVPPPRTPTRPAWLRPGASRRPDAKPAPGIAVT; this is encoded by the coding sequence ATGCGTATCCTCGTCGCCACGGATTTTTCGGTCCGATCCCACCGAGCGCTGCGCCGCGCCGGCCTGCTGGCCGGCCCGCATCGCGGGAAGCTCATGCCGATGCATGTCGTCGAGAGTTTCGGGACGCGGCAGGTCGCGCAGGACCTGCGCGAGGCCCAGCGCATGATCGTCGAACAGGCCGCGGTCGTGCCAGAGCTGTTCAGGGCGTGGTGCGAGCCCATCGTGATCGGCGGCGAGCCCGCCGGTGCTGTCCTCGCCGCGGCGATCGCCTGGGAGGTCGACCTCATCGTCGTCGGGTCCCCGTCCGTCTCTCCCGAGCGGACTTCCGGTGACACCGTCAGGGCCCTTTTCCGCAGGAGCCCGTGCCCCGTTCTCGTGGTCCGGCAGCCGGTCGAAGGACCCTACGGCAAGATCCTGGCACCCGTCGATCTCTCGGATACCTCTACCCGGGTCCTGCGAGGCGTGGGGTCGCTCGGACTGGCCGACGACGCCGAGGTGACCGTGCTGCACGCGTTCCGGGCCCCGGCCACGACGAAGTTATGGGCGACAGGTGTTTCTCAGGAACACCTCGATGGCTACGTCGAGAGCTGGCGCGCGGGTTTCGCCGGAGAACTCGACGACATCCTGACGCGGGAAGGCCTCGGAAGGCGGGGCTGGCGACGGCGAGTCGAGGAGGGCCGGCCCCGGGACGTGATCCCTCGTGTTGCGATGGAGCACCGGGCCGACCTCGTTGCCGTCGGCACGCAAGGGCGCACGGGCCTTGCCCTCGCGCTTTTTGGCAGCGTGGCCGAGGATCTGCTGTTGACCTCCGGGCCGGACCTACTGGTGGTGCCGCCCCCGCGCACGCCCACACGGCCGGCCTGGCTGCGGCCCGGGGCTTCGCGACGGCCTGACGCCAAACCCGCACCCGGGATCGCGGTCACCTAG
- a CDS encoding GntR family transcriptional regulator: MTEIRRPRGRPRKVKPEDAQPLLVPIGLHERASQHLRELILTGVLAPGQELVEADLSATLGVSRTPVREALKLLAVEGLVELRPNRSARVPDLQAEAITQLFEAIAGIERIAAEFAAVRITDVELAHLRALQDEMEGYYRATDLAPYFVINQQIHRLIVSASRNRPLQEAHESLYGRAELVRRRALRTPERWDESVAEHRAIFHALEARDALRAGALLCDHVGRTGTAVLNHLSAVQRSPDKACVSVR; encoded by the coding sequence ATGACCGAGATCCGACGCCCGAGGGGCAGGCCTCGCAAGGTAAAGCCGGAGGATGCACAGCCGCTTCTCGTCCCGATCGGGCTGCACGAGAGGGCGAGCCAGCATCTGCGCGAGTTGATCCTGACGGGTGTTCTCGCCCCGGGCCAGGAACTCGTCGAGGCCGATCTGTCGGCGACACTCGGCGTTTCGCGCACGCCGGTTCGGGAAGCGCTGAAGCTGCTGGCCGTGGAGGGGCTGGTCGAGCTACGCCCCAATCGCTCGGCCCGCGTGCCGGACCTGCAGGCCGAGGCGATCACGCAGCTGTTCGAGGCGATCGCGGGCATCGAGCGGATTGCGGCCGAATTCGCCGCCGTCCGGATCACCGACGTGGAGTTGGCCCATCTCCGTGCCTTGCAGGACGAGATGGAAGGCTATTACCGCGCGACGGATCTCGCGCCCTACTTCGTGATCAACCAGCAGATCCACAGGCTGATCGTGAGCGCCAGCCGCAACAGGCCGTTGCAGGAAGCTCACGAGAGTCTGTATGGGCGTGCCGAACTCGTGCGTCGCCGCGCCCTGCGGACGCCCGAGCGGTGGGACGAGTCCGTCGCGGAGCATCGCGCGATTTTCCATGCCCTGGAGGCTCGGGATGCCCTGCGTGCCGGCGCCTTGCTCTGTGATCACGTGGGGCGGACAGGGACCGCCGTCCTCAACCACCTGTCGGCGGTCCAGCGATCCCCAGATAAGGCCTGCGTAAGCGTCCGCTGA